Proteins from a genomic interval of Tenacibaculum sp. SZ-18:
- a CDS encoding transglutaminase-like domain-containing protein — protein sequence MKKILLIGNVLYLLFCNSILYSQDIHIKNMSEIIEVKEDSSFVRNVSVIFKESKEPYFYPIFYDGELENISNVKLFNKKKRREKPITKVKTYEEDAKLDFITSTKVKYVLIPPEKEIKLSYSSSCKELMYFSSLAFFSHNKTDTINYRIEVPKKFNLVHNTIFKESLSYYKIDSTKTDLNSIWNIKVSPQKVEPDPFQLFGVYKNKKTPLMRIIVTPNSYKNRPANYINDWYKGEVSLKKGLNFEVKKKIDALTSNINSPSEIVNVLYNYVRNNFKYVAIEVGMGAFIPTHANTVYNNKEGDCKDLSNFLSEALNYKGIKSDIALAATFDHISDCNFPSLSSANHVITTAYINNEIILLDPTDPIHRERTPVESLQDRTIFIVNDNGGKYYKVKSFTPEQNKILYQLNLKVNATDVEGDFKVSYEGISSNFLKYRFKNKSIKERTEYEKVFYEEIFRNQSISKLELLKDSDKLAYKGEISVSSKTFDDDKSKYLFIDFLPKIIETESRDSFIEGINSGNPFHKVVRANISLNEPVLNFKPIVHNYEEDGVSLKVTIKLISNQEIECNYDFVLNHIYLEEENVNKTNEILKSFKKIINEPIILEKQKS from the coding sequence ATGAAAAAGATACTACTTATTGGAAATGTTCTCTATTTACTTTTCTGTAATTCAATATTATATAGTCAAGATATTCACATAAAAAACATGTCGGAAATAATTGAAGTCAAAGAAGATTCTTCCTTTGTAAGAAATGTTTCAGTTATTTTCAAAGAGAGTAAAGAGCCTTATTTTTATCCTATTTTTTATGATGGTGAGTTGGAAAATATTTCAAATGTTAAACTTTTTAATAAGAAAAAGAGGCGGGAGAAACCGATAACCAAAGTCAAAACATATGAAGAAGATGCCAAGTTAGATTTTATAACAAGTACAAAAGTTAAGTATGTTTTAATTCCTCCAGAAAAGGAAATAAAACTATCATATTCTTCTTCTTGCAAGGAATTAATGTATTTCTCAAGTTTAGCATTTTTTTCTCATAACAAGACAGATACAATTAATTATAGAATTGAAGTTCCGAAAAAATTCAATTTAGTTCATAATACGATCTTCAAAGAATCTTTATCGTACTATAAAATAGATTCTACTAAAACTGATTTAAATTCAATTTGGAATATAAAAGTATCTCCCCAAAAAGTAGAGCCCGATCCATTCCAGCTTTTTGGAGTATATAAAAATAAGAAGACACCTTTAATGCGAATTATTGTTACTCCTAACTCGTATAAAAATCGACCTGCTAATTACATAAATGATTGGTACAAAGGAGAAGTTTCTTTAAAAAAAGGATTAAACTTTGAAGTAAAGAAGAAAATAGATGCTTTAACCAGTAATATTAATAGTCCATCTGAAATCGTAAATGTATTATATAATTATGTGAGAAATAATTTTAAGTATGTAGCAATAGAAGTTGGGATGGGGGCATTTATTCCTACTCATGCAAATACAGTTTACAATAACAAAGAAGGAGATTGTAAAGATCTTTCTAATTTTTTATCAGAAGCATTAAATTATAAAGGAATTAAAAGTGATATTGCATTGGCTGCAACTTTTGATCATATTTCTGATTGTAATTTCCCTTCACTTAGCTCTGCAAATCATGTTATTACTACGGCATATATTAATAATGAAATTATTTTATTAGATCCTACTGATCCTATACATAGAGAAAGAACTCCTGTTGAAAGTTTGCAAGATCGCACAATATTCATTGTAAACGATAATGGAGGAAAGTATTACAAGGTGAAGAGTTTTACTCCAGAACAAAACAAAATTCTCTACCAATTAAATTTAAAAGTTAATGCAACAGATGTTGAGGGAGATTTTAAGGTTTCATATGAAGGGATTTCTAGTAATTTCTTAAAATATCGATTTAAGAATAAAAGTATAAAAGAGCGAACTGAATATGAGAAAGTGTTTTATGAAGAGATTTTTAGAAACCAATCAATTTCAAAGTTAGAATTACTTAAAGACTCTGATAAACTGGCCTATAAAGGGGAAATTTCAGTAAGTAGTAAAACTTTCGATGATGATAAAAGTAAATACTTATTTATTGATTTTTTACCTAAGATAATTGAGACAGAAAGTCGAGATTCATTTATAGAAGGTATAAACTCAGGAAACCCTTTTCATAAAGTTGTGCGAGCTAATATAAGTTTGAATGAACCTGTACTCAATTTTAAACCTATAGTCCATAATTATGAAGAAGATGGAGTCTCTTTAAAAGTTACTATAAAACTAATTTCAAATCAAGAAATTGAATGCAATTATGATTTTGTTTTGAATCATATATACTTAGAAGAAGAAAATGTCAATAAAACAAATGAGATTTTAAAATCATTTAAAAAAATAATCAATGAACCTATTATCCTTGAAAAACAGAAAAGTTAG
- a CDS encoding glycoside hydrolase family 113, with product MKINLYFLVVGVTFFLSCNSQKEKINGLSFVSSSEAINDKHVQPVKKSSANYVSLMPFGFIKDVSSPNIRYNSKWQWFGEKKEGIHQYASAFKKEQIKIMLKPQIWVSRGEFTGFIEMKSEEKWKQLEETYSKFILEYAKVAEEINAEIFCIGTELEKFVINRPLYWTKLIREVKMVYSGKLTYAANWDEFKRVPFWSELDYIGVDAYFPLSDKKSPTVEEFEAGWNSHKTVIVNLQKKFNKPILFTEFGYRSIHYTGKEPWKSDRIEGEVDLHAQSNATQAIYNQFWKEDWFAGGFLWKWFHNHEKSGGTNNNRFTPQNKPVEKLIQILYAQ from the coding sequence ATGAAGATAAACCTATATTTCTTGGTTGTAGGTGTTACATTTTTCCTTTCTTGTAATAGTCAGAAGGAAAAAATAAACGGATTAAGTTTTGTATCCTCTTCGGAAGCCATCAATGATAAACATGTACAACCCGTTAAAAAGTCATCAGCGAATTATGTTTCACTGATGCCTTTCGGTTTTATAAAAGATGTATCGTCACCAAATATTCGGTACAATTCTAAGTGGCAATGGTTTGGAGAAAAGAAAGAAGGGATTCATCAATATGCATCAGCTTTTAAAAAAGAACAAATAAAGATTATGTTGAAACCTCAAATTTGGGTTTCAAGAGGTGAATTTACTGGTTTCATAGAAATGAAATCCGAAGAAAAATGGAAACAGTTGGAAGAGACATATTCGAAATTCATTTTAGAATATGCGAAAGTGGCTGAAGAGATAAATGCCGAAATCTTTTGTATTGGTACTGAATTAGAAAAGTTTGTAATAAACAGACCTTTATATTGGACAAAATTGATTCGAGAGGTTAAAATGGTGTATTCGGGTAAGTTAACCTATGCGGCAAATTGGGATGAGTTTAAAAGAGTTCCGTTCTGGTCTGAATTGGATTATATAGGAGTAGATGCTTATTTCCCATTAAGTGATAAAAAATCCCCAACTGTGGAAGAGTTTGAAGCTGGATGGAATTCACATAAAACCGTAATTGTCAATTTACAAAAGAAGTTTAATAAACCAATTTTGTTTACAGAATTTGGTTACAGAAGTATACATTATACTGGAAAAGAGCCTTGGAAATCGGATAGAATTGAAGGTGAAGTGGATTTACATGCTCAAAGTAATGCAACCCAAGCAATTTATAATCAGTTTTGGAAAGAGGATTGGTTTGCTGGTGGGTTTTTATGGAAATGGTTTCACAATCATGAAAAGTCAGGTGGAACTAATAATAATAGGTTCACTCCTCAGAATAAACCTGTAGAAAAGTTAATTCAGATATTATATGCGCAATAA
- a CDS encoding NAD(P)/FAD-dependent oxidoreductase, with the protein MEHIVIIGNGVSGVTAARHIRKLSDKKITIISSETSHFFSRTALMYIYMGHMKFENTKPYEDWFWSKNRIELKQARVASIDTKNKNLNLENSESFSYDKLIIAAGSKPNKFGWSGQDLNGVMGMYHKQDLESLEKYAPNNKVCKRAVIVGGGLIGIELAEMLHSRNIPVTFLVREKSFWNGVLPDQESEMINQEIIDNHIDLRLGVNLKEIKSDEKGQVKSIVIAETGEEIECNVVGLTAGVSPNIKFVKSSEIESNRGVLVNRSLETNIKDVYAIGDCAEQREAIGQRRPIEAVWYTGRMMGETVAQTICGNPTEYRPGHWFNSAKFIDIEYQTYGWVWAKPRENEARFFWKHKDGKKAIHLSFDKDSKEFIGINAFGIRMRHEFFDKVLTEKKSVIHVLQHLADANFDPEFYKQYEQEIISKFNKAHGTNIQAKKKSWKRIFSKA; encoded by the coding sequence ATGGAACATATCGTCATTATTGGTAACGGAGTTTCTGGTGTAACAGCTGCCCGCCATATCCGTAAACTGTCCGACAAAAAAATTACCATTATTTCTTCTGAAACCTCGCATTTCTTTTCAAGAACAGCCCTAATGTATATTTACATGGGTCATATGAAATTTGAAAATACAAAACCTTATGAAGACTGGTTCTGGAGTAAAAATAGAATAGAACTAAAACAAGCAAGAGTTGCTAGTATTGATACTAAAAATAAAAATCTTAACCTTGAGAACAGTGAATCTTTTTCTTATGATAAATTAATTATTGCTGCCGGTTCTAAACCAAATAAATTTGGCTGGTCAGGACAAGATTTAAATGGTGTTATGGGCATGTATCATAAACAGGATTTAGAAAGCCTAGAAAAGTATGCACCGAATAATAAAGTATGTAAACGAGCTGTAATTGTTGGCGGCGGTTTGATTGGAATTGAATTAGCTGAAATGCTCCACAGTAGAAATATACCTGTTACATTTTTAGTTAGAGAAAAGAGTTTCTGGAACGGTGTTCTACCAGATCAAGAATCAGAAATGATAAATCAGGAGATTATTGATAATCATATAGATCTAAGATTGGGAGTAAATCTAAAAGAGATTAAATCCGATGAAAAAGGACAAGTTAAATCTATTGTAATTGCTGAAACAGGAGAAGAAATTGAATGTAATGTCGTTGGTTTAACCGCTGGCGTTTCCCCAAATATAAAATTTGTAAAAAGTTCTGAAATTGAATCAAATCGTGGTGTACTAGTAAATCGTTCTTTGGAAACAAATATTAAAGATGTTTACGCAATTGGTGACTGCGCAGAACAAAGAGAAGCTATCGGACAAAGAAGACCAATTGAAGCTGTTTGGTATACAGGAAGAATGATGGGCGAAACTGTTGCTCAAACCATTTGTGGAAATCCTACTGAATACAGACCAGGACATTGGTTTAACTCTGCTAAATTTATTGATATTGAATACCAAACTTATGGTTGGGTTTGGGCAAAGCCAAGAGAAAATGAGGCTCGTTTTTTCTGGAAGCATAAAGATGGTAAGAAAGCTATTCACTTAAGCTTTGATAAAGATTCTAAAGAATTTATTGGGATAAACGCCTTCGGAATTAGGATGCGTCATGAGTTTTTCGACAAAGTATTAACCGAAAAGAAATCTGTAATTCATGTACTTCAACATTTAGCTGATGCAAATTTTGATCCTGAGTTTTATAAACAGTATGAACAAGAAATTATTTCAAAATTCAATAAGGCACATGGAACTAATATTCAGGCTAAAAAGAAAAGTTGGAAACGCATATTTAGCAAAGCATAA
- a CDS encoding 4Fe-4S binding protein — MKVIKNIGLVLSLIGFAIFTASMFIGTNNVSEETFNNWASQKVKSEFFIEKAKQDIVGKELTAYQLSSKIIDIAKQSNEFQKSKDEIAWEKIIHIKWNKTYKDFVYPLVRASATGWVVQNQGFFFFLTFGLAILGGLLFFGADYQLLGPPGIKNNGIFQHSATNRGILGMVAFVFFVGFYMLLYFFPNYLINPILSVNGVSKSLSGNESSQWFLYGFMYCAVMTVFAVRMFIKYRHNNYQIVRTLVVLFFQIAFAFLIPEILVAFNKPWFDFKNAWPLNYSFFFDWNINSLIENGNMGIFMLVWGIILTLVIIPVMVYFYGKRWYCSWVCGCGGLAETLGDPYRQLSSKSLFSWKVERWLIHGVLVFATLMTALTLYTYFAEIESWKEVAFGLSAYDIQSSYGFLIGSIFSGVIGTGFYPILGNRVWCRFGCPLAAYMGLVQRFKSRFRITTNGGQCISCGNCSTYCEQGIDVRSYAQKGENIVRSSCVGCGVCSAVCPRGVLKLENGPEKGRINPTQVLLGNDVDLLELMNEK; from the coding sequence ATGAAAGTGATTAAAAATATAGGTTTAGTACTCTCTCTAATTGGGTTTGCTATTTTTACAGCGAGTATGTTTATCGGAACGAATAATGTTTCCGAAGAAACATTTAATAATTGGGCTTCACAAAAAGTAAAAAGTGAATTTTTTATTGAAAAAGCGAAACAAGATATTGTTGGTAAAGAATTGACTGCTTATCAATTATCATCTAAAATAATTGATATCGCTAAACAATCAAATGAATTTCAAAAAAGTAAAGATGAAATTGCCTGGGAAAAAATTATTCATATAAAATGGAATAAAACGTATAAAGATTTTGTGTATCCGTTAGTAAGAGCTTCGGCTACTGGTTGGGTAGTTCAAAATCAAGGATTCTTCTTCTTCCTTACCTTCGGATTAGCCATTTTAGGTGGTTTACTATTCTTTGGTGCAGACTATCAATTATTAGGACCTCCTGGAATAAAAAATAATGGGATTTTTCAGCATTCGGCAACAAACAGAGGAATTCTTGGAATGGTAGCATTCGTGTTTTTCGTAGGATTTTATATGTTGCTATATTTCTTCCCTAACTACTTAATCAATCCAATTTTATCTGTAAATGGCGTTAGTAAAAGTTTAAGTGGAAATGAGTCAAGTCAGTGGTTCTTATATGGATTTATGTATTGTGCAGTAATGACAGTTTTCGCTGTACGTATGTTCATAAAATACCGTCATAACAACTATCAGATTGTTAGAACATTAGTTGTTCTGTTCTTTCAAATTGCATTTGCTTTTTTAATTCCTGAAATATTAGTTGCCTTTAATAAACCTTGGTTTGATTTTAAAAATGCTTGGCCATTAAACTATTCTTTCTTTTTTGATTGGAATATTAATAGTTTAATCGAAAATGGAAATATGGGAATATTCATGTTGGTTTGGGGAATTATTTTAACATTGGTAATTATTCCTGTAATGGTTTACTTCTATGGAAAAAGATGGTACTGTTCTTGGGTTTGTGGATGTGGTGGATTAGCCGAAACTTTAGGAGATCCTTACCGTCAATTATCAAGTAAATCTCTATTCTCTTGGAAAGTTGAACGTTGGTTAATTCATGGAGTTTTAGTGTTTGCGACATTAATGACTGCCTTGACTTTATATACCTATTTTGCAGAAATTGAAAGTTGGAAAGAAGTTGCTTTTGGGTTATCTGCTTATGATATTCAAAGTTCATACGGATTCTTAATCGGATCTATTTTTTCTGGAGTTATTGGAACAGGTTTTTATCCAATTTTAGGTAACCGTGTTTGGTGTCGTTTTGGTTGTCCATTAGCTGCGTACATGGGTTTAGTGCAACGTTTCAAATCAAGATTCAGAATTACAACTAATGGTGGACAATGTATTTCTTGTGGAAATTGTTCTACCTATTGTGAACAAGGAATTGATGTTCGATCTTATGCTCAAAAAGGAGAAAACATTGTTCGTTCGAGCTGCGTTGGATGTGGTGTTTGTTCTGCTGTTTGTCCAAGAGGAGTTTTAAAACTTGAAAATGGTCCAGAAAAAGGTAGAATTAATCCTACTCAAGTTTTATTAGGAAATGATGTTGATTTATTAGAATTAATGAATGAAAAATAG